In Thermococcus thioreducens, a genomic segment contains:
- a CDS encoding aldehyde ferredoxin oxidoreductase family protein, with amino-acid sequence MYGYAGKLLDVDLSTGKVKTVELDEEMLRFYGGRGLGTYLLWRELGERWEKVDPLGEENLLLILTGPLTGYYPGIKTSVVAKSPESNGIVGSVLSSEVGIELKASGYDGIIIRGRAKEPVYLFINDDEVEIRDASKYWGMGGVELHKTLLKEVHDELRKKAKLKGVPKEPAMMYIGRGGEKKVRFAAIMSKLMHAAGYGGFGAVMGSKNLKAVLVKGNKALPKVHDPEKFKSMLREFQRELLTLTTFRQWGTGAGGYSVGKDRSSQPVRNWQEEYHDDERISVVNFELKAWVKKYWADYGCPVNCMKISYLRCGEYKGSITDAPDYELMAYMGTNLGIFEPEKVVYLSYLVDELGLDGINAGNVLGFTAELYQRGILTEEDIGFKLEWGDEKAFARLLELIVERKGIGEVLAEGTYRAALRISEMKGVDALKYAVHVKGIGVGAHGIRSDLDYTRDISYAVSVQGGDHTATAGLPARSYEGELVNAFYDSAVICMFTTRPGFERIIEFGNAVTGFDLTPEKWFNETGLRIIHLQRILLLLGGPDVYWGPEDDDNPPRFYEPLPTGPVKGKAPSREEIMAKVRQYYEEVGYDEHGIPREEVLEELGLGEAEREVRRIRKRLGL; translated from the coding sequence ATGTACGGCTACGCTGGAAAGCTTCTGGACGTTGATCTGAGCACTGGAAAGGTTAAAACCGTCGAACTAGATGAAGAAATGCTCCGCTTCTACGGCGGCAGGGGGCTCGGCACGTACCTTCTGTGGAGGGAGCTTGGAGAGAGGTGGGAAAAGGTAGACCCCCTCGGTGAGGAGAACCTCCTGCTGATCCTCACCGGCCCGCTGACGGGCTACTACCCGGGAATAAAAACGTCTGTGGTAGCCAAATCACCGGAGAGCAACGGGATCGTTGGCAGCGTCCTGAGCAGTGAGGTGGGGATAGAGCTCAAAGCGAGCGGTTACGACGGGATAATAATCCGCGGGAGGGCGAAGGAGCCTGTTTACCTCTTCATAAACGACGACGAGGTAGAGATACGCGACGCCTCAAAGTACTGGGGAATGGGCGGCGTCGAGCTCCACAAGACCCTCCTCAAGGAAGTCCACGACGAGCTCAGGAAGAAGGCCAAGCTGAAGGGCGTTCCCAAGGAGCCCGCCATGATGTACATCGGAAGGGGTGGAGAGAAGAAGGTGCGCTTCGCCGCCATAATGAGCAAGCTTATGCACGCTGCCGGCTACGGCGGCTTCGGTGCGGTGATGGGGAGCAAGAACCTCAAGGCGGTTCTGGTTAAGGGCAACAAGGCCCTGCCAAAAGTCCACGACCCAGAGAAGTTTAAGTCCATGCTCCGTGAGTTCCAGAGGGAGCTCTTAACCCTCACCACCTTCCGCCAGTGGGGAACCGGTGCCGGCGGCTACAGCGTAGGGAAAGACCGCTCAAGCCAGCCGGTCAGGAACTGGCAGGAGGAGTACCACGACGACGAGAGGATAAGTGTGGTGAACTTCGAGCTGAAGGCCTGGGTCAAGAAGTACTGGGCCGACTACGGTTGCCCTGTCAACTGCATGAAGATATCCTACCTCCGCTGCGGCGAGTACAAGGGGTCGATAACGGACGCGCCTGACTACGAGCTGATGGCCTACATGGGCACGAACCTGGGCATCTTCGAGCCCGAGAAGGTCGTCTACCTCTCCTACCTCGTCGATGAGCTTGGTCTCGACGGCATAAACGCGGGCAACGTCCTCGGCTTTACAGCGGAGCTTTACCAGCGCGGGATCCTCACGGAGGAGGACATCGGCTTCAAGCTTGAGTGGGGTGATGAGAAGGCCTTCGCGAGGTTACTTGAGCTGATAGTCGAAAGAAAGGGCATCGGGGAGGTTTTAGCGGAGGGAACCTACAGGGCCGCTCTCAGGATTTCCGAGATGAAGGGTGTTGATGCCCTCAAGTACGCCGTCCACGTCAAGGGCATCGGCGTCGGTGCCCACGGAATAAGAAGCGACCTCGACTATACGAGGGACATAAGCTACGCCGTCTCAGTTCAGGGCGGCGACCACACGGCGACCGCTGGTTTGCCGGCGAGGAGCTACGAGGGCGAGCTGGTGAATGCCTTCTACGACTCGGCCGTTATCTGCATGTTCACGACGAGGCCGGGCTTCGAGAGGATCATAGAGTTCGGAAACGCGGTTACAGGCTTTGATTTAACCCCTGAGAAGTGGTTCAACGAGACCGGCCTGAGGATAATCCACCTCCAGAGGATTCTGCTCCTCCTCGGTGGGCCGGATGTTTACTGGGGGCCAGAAGACGACGACAACCCGCCGAGGTTCTACGAGCCCCTCCCGACCGGACCGGTCAAGGGCAAAGCGCCGAGCAGGGAGGAGATAATGGCTAAGGTGAGGCAGTACTACGAGGAGGTTGGCTACGACGAGCATGGAATCCCGAGGGAGGAAGTCCTGGAAGAGCTCGGCCTTGGGGAAGCAGAGCGCGAAGTCAGGCGCATAAGGAAGCGCCTCGGCCTTTGA
- a CDS encoding MoaD/ThiS family protein → MKVRLVLYGEHALRHGSKLELEVEEGKTVGELLRELGISTSEHHILVNEIKVDESHVLKDGDVLKILPVVYGG, encoded by the coding sequence ATGAAGGTGAGGCTGGTTCTCTACGGCGAGCACGCCTTAAGGCACGGCTCTAAACTTGAGCTCGAAGTTGAGGAGGGCAAGACCGTTGGGGAACTGCTTAGGGAGCTCGGGATAAGCACGAGTGAGCACCACATACTCGTGAATGAGATAAAGGTCGATGAAAGCCACGTCCTAAAAGACGGCGACGTCCTTAAAATCCTCCCCGTGGTCTATGGAGGCTGA
- the cca gene encoding CCA tRNA nucleotidyltransferase, translated as MDTDDIIGEVLTKIRPTEEERAFVESLMMELKAIAEETIESLGLDVKPYFVGSLAKDTYLAGDHDVDLFLAFSPDIPLEELREKGLELGKAISEKLDSYEIAYAEHPYVRARYRGVKVDLVPCYDVKSWRDVRTAVDRSILHNRWVLENLGDRNDEVRLLKRFLKGINAYGSEIYIRGFSGYLAEILVIKYGSFLDVLKNADFMLRQKIIDPGNWLKREYELAMKTVRREAEADRPLIVIDPVDPRRNVAANLGWERYGFFYFKAHQFLETPSREFFFPENRKSGSYLGELRRKGTHLVTLAFDAPNLVEDVLLPQLERTARGFEKALPREGFSVLGWNVGHSGNKAFIMLEVDRRERERVMIKPGPEFFTERGWDFYRKNERVWIRGKRLFAEKRVKEDIAEVIVELIEKNQVAMGKNVREAIRSAEILLDYVPKELGDEAYLFLSREKWNLKG; from the coding sequence ATGGACACTGATGACATCATTGGGGAAGTTCTGACCAAAATCCGTCCAACCGAGGAGGAGAGGGCCTTCGTGGAAAGCCTGATGATGGAACTGAAGGCCATAGCAGAGGAAACCATAGAAAGCCTGGGCCTCGACGTTAAGCCCTACTTCGTCGGCTCGCTCGCCAAGGACACCTACCTGGCCGGAGACCACGACGTTGACCTCTTCCTGGCTTTCTCTCCCGACATCCCCCTCGAAGAGCTCCGGGAAAAAGGTCTGGAACTCGGCAAAGCCATCTCGGAGAAGCTCGACTCCTACGAAATCGCCTACGCGGAACATCCTTACGTGAGGGCGCGCTATAGGGGGGTTAAGGTTGACCTCGTTCCCTGCTACGACGTGAAGAGCTGGAGGGACGTGAGAACAGCCGTGGACCGCTCGATACTCCACAACCGCTGGGTTCTCGAAAACCTTGGGGACAGGAACGATGAAGTGAGGCTCCTCAAGCGCTTTCTGAAGGGGATAAACGCCTACGGGAGCGAGATATACATCAGGGGCTTCTCCGGGTATCTCGCGGAGATCCTCGTTATCAAATACGGCTCCTTCTTGGACGTCCTCAAAAACGCCGACTTCATGCTGAGGCAGAAGATAATCGACCCCGGTAACTGGCTCAAGCGGGAGTATGAGCTAGCCATGAAAACGGTCAGACGCGAGGCAGAAGCAGACAGGCCCCTGATAGTCATAGACCCCGTTGACCCGAGGCGTAATGTTGCCGCCAATCTGGGCTGGGAGCGCTATGGCTTTTTCTACTTCAAGGCCCATCAGTTCCTGGAAACCCCCTCAAGGGAGTTCTTCTTCCCAGAGAATAGGAAAAGCGGGAGCTATCTCGGGGAGCTGAGGAGGAAGGGAACCCACCTCGTGACGCTGGCCTTCGATGCTCCCAACCTTGTCGAGGACGTCCTCCTTCCACAGCTGGAGAGAACAGCCAGGGGCTTTGAAAAGGCCCTCCCGCGGGAAGGCTTCAGCGTCCTCGGCTGGAACGTTGGGCATAGCGGCAACAAAGCATTCATAATGCTGGAAGTGGACCGCAGGGAAAGGGAGAGGGTAATGATAAAGCCCGGCCCGGAGTTCTTCACGGAGAGAGGCTGGGACTTCTACCGGAAGAACGAGCGGGTGTGGATTAGAGGGAAGAGGCTCTTCGCGGAAAAGAGGGTGAAGGAAGACATCGCCGAGGTCATCGTTGAGCTCATTGAGAAGAACCAGGTCGCCATGGGGAAGAACGTGAGGGAGGCCATCAGGAGCGCGGAGATTCTGCTAGACTACGTTCCGAAGGAGCTGGGGGACGAGGCCTATCTCTTCCTGAGCAGAGAGAAGTGGAACCTGAAGGGCTAG
- a CDS encoding ATP-binding protein — translation MEDLAVLQNPWWADPDAIYEDERVRKALSRKLRIGYRFEPLNKILIGPRQVGKTTYMKLSIANLLESGVSPRNIFYFSCDLLRDYREIVSVVKSFLRSVKGTAYVFLDEVTFVEGWERSVKFLLDSPLSSKMILQVTGSTSAGIRKESFPGRKVKVEEFLPLDFRTVSILFEPKLKDLKLPHGLPKTGREFYENALELYPYLEVLSGALDFYLSSGGYPRSIYELLEGRITSETYEMIYNATVLDVVRLGRSERIALSIILGLLRRYGEGITLNSLAKELEIGSHVTVRDYLELFEELFIGRNYFQVKLHELVPMFRKERKFYFADPLLVQTFRRLFGKGPETDRIIEGVVGEHLKRLYPTYFFSGSREVDFITAGFGVEVKWRNRVKSSDFPRVGIKEKILLSKDKLEFLEENNLAIIPVPLFLFQLHPASSNLATVS, via the coding sequence ATGGAGGATCTGGCCGTCTTACAAAACCCCTGGTGGGCTGACCCCGATGCGATATACGAGGACGAACGGGTTAGGAAAGCTCTCTCCAGAAAACTGAGGATTGGCTATCGTTTCGAGCCGCTCAACAAAATCCTGATCGGCCCGAGGCAAGTCGGCAAGACCACATACATGAAGCTCTCTATAGCGAACCTCCTAGAATCGGGAGTCAGCCCGAGAAACATCTTTTACTTCTCGTGCGATCTCCTGCGGGACTATCGTGAGATAGTTTCGGTTGTTAAGTCGTTTCTCCGGAGTGTGAAGGGAACGGCTTACGTTTTTCTCGATGAAGTCACTTTCGTTGAGGGCTGGGAGCGGTCGGTTAAGTTTCTCTTAGATTCTCCCCTTTCATCAAAGATGATACTCCAGGTTACGGGCTCAACTTCCGCCGGGATAAGGAAGGAGAGCTTTCCCGGGAGGAAGGTAAAAGTCGAGGAGTTCCTTCCACTGGACTTTAGGACGGTTTCTATTCTCTTTGAGCCAAAACTGAAGGACCTCAAACTTCCCCACGGACTTCCAAAGACGGGCAGGGAGTTCTACGAAAACGCCCTTGAGCTCTATCCCTACCTCGAAGTTCTGAGCGGGGCACTTGACTTTTACCTCTCCTCAGGGGGCTATCCCAGGTCAATCTACGAACTCCTGGAAGGCAGGATAACCTCGGAAACATATGAGATGATATACAACGCCACGGTTCTCGACGTTGTCAGGCTCGGAAGAAGCGAGAGAATAGCACTCTCAATAATACTGGGCCTCCTCCGCCGCTATGGTGAGGGGATAACCTTGAACTCCCTCGCTAAGGAGCTTGAGATAGGCTCTCATGTTACAGTGAGGGATTATCTCGAACTCTTTGAGGAGCTGTTCATTGGGCGGAACTACTTTCAGGTCAAACTACATGAGCTCGTCCCCATGTTTCGAAAGGAGCGTAAATTCTACTTTGCCGACCCCCTACTCGTTCAAACCTTTAGGAGGCTCTTTGGGAAGGGGCCCGAGACCGATAGGATAATTGAGGGGGTTGTTGGCGAACATCTGAAACGCCTGTATCCCACCTACTTTTTCAGCGGTTCCAGGGAGGTGGACTTTATAACTGCCGGCTTTGGAGTTGAGGTTAAGTGGAGGAACAGAGTTAAGTCTTCGGACTTTCCAAGGGTTGGGATAAAGGAAAAGATACTCCTTTCAAAGGACAAGCTTGAGTTCCTTGAAGAAAACAACCTCGCGATAATCCCGGTTCCACTCTTTTTATTTCAGCTTCACCCGGCCAGCTCGAACCTCGCAACGGTCTCATAG
- the thpR gene encoding RNA 2',3'-cyclic phosphodiesterase: MRAFIAIEVSDSVRDNLLKAQERIGSKSAKIKFVERENFHLTLKFLGEIDKATAEEVKKALAEIAKKHKKHRVRVKGIGVFPNPNYVRVIWAGIENDEDIKAIAADVEKEMRRLGFKKDKDFVAHITIGRVKFVRDKVELAMALKDLANEDFGEFDVEAIELKKSTLTPKGPIYETVARFELAG, translated from the coding sequence ATGAGGGCGTTCATAGCCATCGAGGTTAGCGATAGCGTTAGGGACAACCTCCTTAAGGCCCAGGAGAGAATAGGGAGCAAGTCAGCAAAGATAAAGTTCGTCGAGCGCGAGAACTTCCACCTAACGCTCAAGTTCCTGGGGGAGATTGACAAGGCAACGGCAGAAGAGGTCAAGAAGGCTTTAGCAGAGATAGCTAAAAAACATAAGAAGCACCGCGTTCGCGTTAAGGGTATAGGCGTCTTCCCGAACCCGAACTACGTCCGCGTAATCTGGGCAGGAATAGAGAACGACGAGGACATAAAGGCGATAGCGGCCGATGTGGAGAAGGAGATGCGCCGCCTGGGCTTCAAAAAGGACAAGGACTTCGTGGCGCACATAACCATAGGCAGGGTGAAGTTCGTGCGCGATAAGGTTGAGCTGGCGATGGCGCTCAAAGACCTTGCCAATGAAGACTTCGGCGAGTTCGATGTCGAGGCCATAGAGCTGAAGAAGAGCACGCTGACTCCAAAGGGCCCAATCTATGAGACCGTTGCGAGGTTCGAGCTGGCCGGGTGA
- a CDS encoding phosphoribosyltransferase, producing the protein MDKVYLTWWQVDRAIFALADKLREYKPDVIVGIARGGLIPAVRLSHILGDLEVKVIDVKFYKDIEERMEKPVITIPLHGSLEGKKVVIVDDVSDTGKTLEVVIDEVKKAGASEVKVACLSMKPWTKVIPDFYVFRTDKWIVFPWEEFPVVVRE; encoded by the coding sequence ATGGACAAGGTTTACCTCACGTGGTGGCAGGTGGACAGGGCGATATTCGCGCTTGCCGATAAGTTGAGGGAGTATAAACCCGATGTCATAGTCGGCATAGCGAGGGGCGGGCTCATCCCGGCCGTGAGGCTCAGCCACATCCTCGGTGACTTAGAGGTCAAGGTAATAGACGTAAAGTTCTACAAGGACATCGAGGAAAGGATGGAGAAGCCTGTCATAACCATCCCCCTCCACGGCTCCCTGGAGGGCAAGAAGGTCGTTATAGTGGACGACGTCAGCGACACGGGAAAGACCCTCGAAGTCGTCATCGATGAGGTCAAGAAGGCCGGGGCGAGCGAGGTTAAGGTGGCCTGCCTCAGCATGAAGCCATGGACGAAAGTAATTCCGGACTTCTACGTTTTCAGAACGGACAAGTGGATAGTCTTCCCCTGGGAGGAGTTCCCGGTTGTGGTGAGGGAGTGA
- a CDS encoding adenosylcobalamin-dependent ribonucleoside-diphosphate reductase has protein sequence MPVEKVMKRDGRIVPFDKERIKWAIQRAMLEVGVRDEKLLNKVVRRVVKRVNELYDGQTPHIENIQDIVELELMRAGLFDVAKAYILYRKKKAEIREEKKKILNKDKLDEIDKRFSINALRVLASRYLIKNEKGEIIESPRELFERVAVLSVIPDLLYDERVFDKNGNHEQDLGRVEHYLGLLDEYDGKLSIGRFKLNKYHFERLLNLYRELAEKGQMKVPIDDVIKMLENGAFDDYEGEVEEYFRLMTSQIFMPNTPALINSGRPLGMLSACFVVPIEDDMESIMKAAHDVAMIQKMGGGTGLNFSKLRPEGDFVGSTAGAASGPVSFMHLIDAVSDVIKQGGVRRGANMGILEVWHPDIEKFIHAKEKNVGTNVLSNFNISVGIWADFWEALKEGRRYPLVNPRTGEKVKEIDPKSLFEELAYMAWAKADPGVVFFDVINKRNVLEPAKGEKIRATNPCVVGSTRVLTPEGYIKAEELFRLAKERGKKEAVAVEGITEGGEPYAYSVEVLLPGEEKVEYRTAHGKELVIADPITVLAYVWKVGKKTVARVKTKEGYEITATLDHRLMTPEGWKEVGELKPGDKILLPRFEIEDEFGSESIGEDLAFVLGWFIGDGYLNTNDKRAWFYFNAEKEEEIAWKIKEILAKHFGINAEPHRYGNQIKLGVRGKAYKWLESTVKTNEKRVPELVYRLRSNEISAFLRGLFSADGYVDNDMAIRLTSRDRELLRDVQDLLLLFGILSKIYERPYPSEFKYATKDGEERTYKAEGYHELVIANYSRKLFAEKIGFEGYKMEKLSLKKTKRDEPIVTVESVEILGEELVYDFTVPEKHSYISNGFMSHNCGEEPLYDYESCNLASINLAKFVKYDENGEPYFDWDEYAHVIQKVAKYLDNAIDVNRFPLPEIDHNTKLTRRIGVGMMGLADTLFKLGIAYNSKEGYDFMRKATEYLTFYAYKYSVEAAKKRGPFPLYEKSKYKDGELPVEGFYHREIWNLPWDELAEEIKRYGVRNGMVTTCPPTGSVSMIADTSSGIEPIFALVYKKSVTVGEFYYVDPVFEAELKKRGLYSDEILRKISDNYGSVQGLEEIPEDMQRVFVTSMDIHWLDHILAQANIQLWLTDSASKTINMPNDATVEDVKAAYLLAYKLGCKGITVYRDGSLSVQVYSVEGEKKQRVKAKPSDYAVEKLKAVVEAEPWLSKFINVEAILNGTNGKEKTESAGITFSISRPVAAKPKHEHPHHAEKPDMPEEKIKELLGVAYCPVCYEQDGELVELKMESGCATCPRCGWSKCVIS, from the coding sequence ATGCCGGTTGAAAAAGTGATGAAAAGGGACGGCAGAATTGTCCCGTTCGATAAAGAGCGTATAAAATGGGCTATACAAAGGGCAATGCTTGAAGTCGGCGTCCGCGACGAGAAGCTCCTCAACAAAGTCGTTAGAAGGGTCGTCAAAAGGGTCAACGAGCTGTACGACGGCCAAACCCCACACATAGAGAACATCCAGGATATAGTCGAGCTGGAGCTCATGCGCGCCGGACTCTTCGATGTCGCAAAGGCATATATACTCTACCGCAAGAAGAAGGCCGAGATAAGGGAGGAGAAGAAGAAAATCCTCAACAAGGACAAGCTGGACGAAATAGACAAACGCTTCTCAATCAACGCCCTCCGCGTTCTGGCTTCCCGCTACCTCATAAAAAACGAGAAGGGGGAGATAATTGAGAGCCCCAGGGAGCTCTTCGAGCGCGTCGCGGTTCTCTCAGTCATCCCAGACCTGCTCTACGACGAGCGCGTTTTTGACAAAAACGGAAACCACGAGCAGGACTTGGGCAGGGTTGAGCACTACCTGGGACTGCTTGACGAGTACGACGGAAAGCTCTCCATTGGAAGGTTCAAGCTCAACAAGTACCACTTCGAGAGGCTCCTCAACCTCTACCGCGAGCTGGCCGAGAAGGGCCAGATGAAGGTGCCGATCGACGATGTAATAAAGATGCTCGAAAACGGCGCCTTTGATGACTACGAGGGCGAAGTCGAGGAGTACTTCAGGTTGATGACGAGCCAGATATTCATGCCCAACACGCCGGCGCTGATCAACTCCGGCAGGCCCCTCGGGATGCTCTCGGCGTGCTTCGTCGTGCCGATAGAGGACGACATGGAGAGCATAATGAAGGCAGCGCATGATGTTGCCATGATACAGAAGATGGGAGGAGGTACTGGCCTTAATTTCTCAAAGCTCCGTCCTGAGGGCGATTTTGTCGGCTCCACAGCGGGCGCTGCATCGGGCCCTGTCTCGTTCATGCACCTCATCGACGCCGTCAGCGACGTCATCAAGCAAGGCGGCGTGAGGCGCGGGGCCAACATGGGCATCCTTGAGGTCTGGCACCCGGACATAGAGAAGTTCATCCATGCCAAGGAGAAGAACGTCGGAACGAACGTGCTGAGCAACTTCAACATCAGTGTGGGCATCTGGGCCGACTTCTGGGAGGCGCTCAAAGAGGGCAGGCGCTACCCGCTCGTCAACCCGCGCACCGGCGAAAAGGTCAAGGAGATAGACCCCAAGAGCCTCTTTGAAGAGCTCGCCTACATGGCCTGGGCCAAGGCAGACCCCGGTGTGGTCTTCTTCGACGTCATCAACAAAAGAAACGTTCTGGAGCCGGCGAAGGGCGAAAAAATCCGTGCGACAAATCCGTGTGTCGTTGGCAGTACTAGGGTTCTGACCCCAGAAGGTTACATAAAGGCGGAAGAGCTCTTCAGACTCGCAAAAGAGCGCGGAAAGAAGGAAGCGGTTGCAGTCGAGGGGATAACCGAGGGTGGAGAACCCTACGCATACTCCGTCGAAGTTCTCCTCCCCGGAGAGGAAAAGGTCGAATACAGAACGGCCCACGGCAAAGAGCTCGTCATAGCTGACCCCATAACGGTGCTGGCCTATGTCTGGAAGGTTGGAAAGAAGACTGTCGCGAGGGTTAAGACAAAAGAAGGCTATGAGATAACCGCTACACTCGACCACAGGCTGATGACACCGGAGGGCTGGAAGGAAGTTGGAGAGCTCAAGCCGGGTGACAAAATACTCCTCCCCAGGTTTGAGATCGAAGATGAGTTTGGAAGCGAGAGCATAGGCGAGGACTTGGCTTTCGTCCTCGGATGGTTCATTGGGGACGGCTACCTCAATACAAACGACAAGAGGGCATGGTTCTACTTCAACGCAGAAAAGGAAGAAGAAATCGCCTGGAAGATTAAGGAGATACTGGCCAAGCACTTTGGAATTAATGCGGAACCCCACCGCTACGGCAACCAGATCAAACTCGGCGTTAGAGGAAAGGCTTACAAGTGGCTTGAAAGCACTGTAAAAACCAATGAAAAACGCGTTCCGGAGCTCGTGTACAGGCTCAGGTCCAACGAGATATCTGCGTTCCTCCGCGGCCTCTTCAGCGCTGACGGCTACGTGGACAACGATATGGCAATAAGGCTGACTTCCCGCGACAGAGAACTTCTGCGGGACGTCCAGGATCTGCTTCTGCTCTTTGGAATCCTGTCCAAGATATACGAGAGACCTTATCCCAGTGAGTTCAAATACGCCACCAAGGACGGTGAGGAGAGAACCTATAAGGCCGAGGGCTATCATGAGCTCGTCATAGCCAACTACAGCAGGAAGCTCTTTGCGGAGAAGATCGGCTTTGAAGGCTACAAGATGGAAAAGCTCAGCCTTAAGAAGACCAAGCGGGACGAGCCAATTGTCACAGTTGAGAGCGTTGAAATACTCGGTGAGGAGCTGGTTTACGATTTTACAGTTCCAGAAAAGCACAGCTACATAAGCAACGGCTTCATGAGCCATAACTGTGGAGAAGAGCCTCTCTACGACTACGAATCGTGCAATCTGGCCTCAATAAATCTCGCAAAGTTCGTGAAGTACGACGAGAACGGCGAGCCTTACTTTGACTGGGACGAGTACGCCCATGTCATTCAAAAGGTCGCCAAGTACCTCGACAACGCAATAGATGTGAACCGCTTCCCGCTGCCCGAGATAGACCACAACACCAAGCTGACGAGAAGGATAGGGGTCGGAATGATGGGCCTAGCGGACACACTCTTCAAGCTGGGCATAGCCTACAACAGCAAAGAGGGCTACGACTTCATGAGGAAGGCCACCGAGTACCTCACCTTCTACGCCTACAAATACTCGGTTGAAGCCGCGAAAAAGCGCGGGCCCTTCCCGCTCTACGAAAAGAGTAAATACAAGGACGGCGAACTGCCGGTGGAGGGCTTCTACCACCGCGAGATATGGAACCTACCCTGGGACGAGCTGGCCGAGGAGATCAAGCGCTACGGTGTGAGGAACGGAATGGTCACCACGTGCCCGCCGACCGGCTCGGTTTCGATGATAGCCGACACCTCCAGCGGAATCGAGCCCATATTCGCTTTGGTTTACAAGAAGAGCGTTACAGTTGGAGAGTTCTACTACGTCGACCCGGTCTTCGAGGCGGAGCTGAAGAAGAGGGGGCTGTACAGCGACGAGATACTCAGGAAGATAAGCGACAACTACGGCTCGGTGCAGGGCCTTGAAGAGATTCCCGAGGACATGCAGAGGGTTTTCGTCACCTCGATGGACATCCACTGGCTCGACCACATCTTAGCCCAGGCGAACATCCAGCTCTGGCTCACCGATTCAGCAAGCAAGACCATCAACATGCCGAACGACGCCACCGTCGAGGACGTTAAAGCTGCCTATCTCCTCGCCTACAAGCTAGGCTGTAAGGGAATAACAGTCTACCGCGACGGCTCGCTCTCGGTGCAGGTCTACAGCGTTGAGGGCGAGAAGAAGCAGCGCGTCAAGGCCAAGCCGAGCGATTATGCGGTGGAGAAGCTTAAAGCCGTCGTTGAAGCCGAGCCCTGGCTCTCGAAGTTCATCAACGTCGAGGCAATACTCAACGGCACCAACGGGAAGGAGAAAACAGAGAGCGCAGGCATAACCTTCTCGATAAGCAGACCCGTTGCGGCAAAGCCGAAGCACGAGCACCCCCACCACGCCGAGAAGCCGGACATGCCTGAGGAAAAGATAAAGGAGCTCCTCGGCGTTGCCTACTGCCCGGTCTGCTACGAGCAGGATGGGGAACTCGTCGAGCTTAAGATGGAGAGCGGCTGTGCAACGTGCCCGCGCTGCGGCTGGAGCAAGTGTGTCATCAGCTGA
- a CDS encoding ferritin family protein, producing the protein MKLGELLERLIWQENELYNLHKLGETFATFERPELVETFQLIAEEELRHRKTLEGMLSEGTLEETAVIDYLDSLSLEPMLSDERAEPESLEELILEALVREKHAYELYTRLSKILDGSLGHIFKMMAGEELKHAYRLKLVYEGL; encoded by the coding sequence ATGAAGCTTGGGGAACTCCTAGAAAGGCTTATATGGCAGGAGAACGAGCTCTACAACCTCCACAAGCTCGGTGAGACCTTCGCTACCTTTGAGAGACCCGAGTTAGTCGAGACCTTCCAGCTGATTGCCGAGGAGGAGCTGAGGCACCGGAAGACCCTCGAAGGAATGCTCTCCGAGGGGACGCTGGAGGAAACGGCAGTCATAGACTACCTCGACTCACTCTCCCTCGAACCCATGCTGAGCGATGAGCGGGCGGAGCCGGAGAGCCTTGAGGAGCTGATCCTCGAAGCCCTCGTGAGGGAAAAGCACGCCTACGAGCTCTACACCAGGCTCTCCAAAATACTGGACGGTTCCCTGGGACACATATTCAAAATGATGGCCGGGGAAGAGCTTAAACACGCCTACAGGCTCAAGCTGGTCTACGAGGGTCTTTGA